In the genome of Hippoglossus hippoglossus isolate fHipHip1 chromosome 12, fHipHip1.pri, whole genome shotgun sequence, one region contains:
- the ndor1 gene encoding NADPH-dependent diflavin oxidoreductase 1 isoform X3 codes for MSKPSLLVLYGSQTGTAQDTAQRILRQAKRKWLQVQVFPLDSYNVADLISEPLVVFVCATTGQGEAPDNMKNFWRFLFKKSLPVGSLSRLDCAVLGLGDSSYPKFNFVAKKLHKRLLQLGARVLLPVGLVDDQHDLGSDAVIDPWLTSFWEEVLVLYPSVADVAPLREDEPLPPTYMFHFLDDVKEEADHRRRNTEQTVHSASQAFPARLVSNRRVSDVSHFQEVRHIEFDITGSNIQFGAGDVVNMRPCNAPEDGRQFCQLLRLDPDARFTLSATDNTAVPARLPQPCTVRHLVESYLDIGAVPRRSFFELLSTFATNELEREKLVEFSSAAGQAELHSYCNQLRRTALEVLTDFPNTTAELQVDYLLDLFPEIQPRSFSIASSLQVHPNRLQILVAVVRYKTKLYKPRRGLCSSWLSSLDPEQGDVRVPLWVKKGSLKFPKEQDTPVIMVGPGTGVAPFRSALQERTAEGKTANVLFFGCRSESKDFYFRSEWEEMTEAGHLTLFTAFSRDQVPHTHSGNMVTITLGFELNIIILSFKQ; via the exons ATGTCGAAGCCCAGTCTCCTGGTCCTGTACGGGAGTCAGACTGGAACCGCCCAGGACACGGCTCAGAGGATCCTACGACAGGCCAAGAGGAAGTGGCTGCAGGTTCAGGTGTTTCCTCTGGACAGTTACAACGTG GCCGACCTGATCTCAGAGCCTCTGGTGGTTTTCGTGTGTGCCACCACCGGACAAGGAGAAGCTCCAGACAACATGAAG AACTTCTGGAGGTTTCTCTTTAAGAAGTCTTTACCTGTTGGGTCTCTCAGTCGGCTGGACTGTGCCGTTCTGGGCCTCGGGGACTCGTCCTATCCAAA GTTCAACTTTGTGGCCAAGAAGCTTCATAAGCGGCTCCTGCAGCTCGGTGCCCGTGTGCTGCTTCCTGTCGGGCTGGTCGATGACCAACATGACCTGGG TTCGGACGCTGTGATCGACCCGTGGCTCACGTCTTTTTGGGAGGAGGTGTTGGTCTTGTATCCGTCTGTGGCTGATGTGGCTCCACTGAGGGAAGATGAACC ACTCCCCCCAACATACATGTTCCACTTCCTGGATGATGTGAAGGAGGAGGCCgaccacaggaggaggaacacgGAGCAAACTGTCCACTCCGCGTCTCAAGCCTTTCCTGCCAGACTGGTGTCCAACAGGAGAGTATCAGACGTGTCCCACTTCCAGGAAGTGAGGCACATAGAGTTCGACATCACTGGATCCAACATCCA GTTTGGTGCCGGAGACGTGGTGAACATGCGTCCCTGTAACGCACCAGAAGACGGACGACAATTCTGCCAACTGCTGAGATTAGATCCAGACGCCAGATTCACGCTGAGCGCCACGGACAACACTGCAG TTCCAGCCAGACTCCCTCAGCCTTGCACTGTGCGCCACCTGGTGGAGAGCTACCTGGACATCGGCGCTGTGCCTCGCCGCTCCTTCTTTGAGCTGCTGTCCACGTTCGCCACCAACGAGCTGGAGCGGGAGAAGCTGGTGGAGTTCAGCTCGGCTGCAGGTCAGGCCGAGCTGCACAGCTACTGCAACCAGCTGCGACGCACCGCACTGGAG GTTTTGACGGATTTCCCAAACACTACAGCCGAACTCCAAGTGGATTATCTCCTGGATCTTTTCCCTGAGATCCAGCCTCGATCTTTCTCCATCGCCTCCTCGCTCCAG GTTCATCCAAACAGGCTTCAGATCCTCGTAGCTGTTGTTCGCTACAAAACCAAGTTGTATAAACCACGAAGAGGCCTCTGCTCCAGCTGGTTATCCTCCCTGGACCCTGAACAAG GGGACGTGCGTGTTCCTCTGTGGGTGAAGAAGGGAAGTCTGAAGTTCCCTAAAGAGCAGGACACTCCTGTGATCATGGTCGGACCTGGAACCGGAGTGGCACCGTTCAGGTCGGCGTTACAAGAGAGGACCGCTGAGGGAAAGACCG CCAACGTCCTGTTCTTCGGCTGTCGCTCCGAGTCCAAGGACTTTTACTTCAGGTCAGAGTGGGAGGAGATGACGGAGGCCGGACATCTGACCCTCTTCACGGCCTTCTCACGAGACCaggtcccacacacacactcaggaaaCATGGTCACAATC ACATTAGGATTTGAATTAAATAtcatcattttatcatttaaacaaTAA
- the ndor1 gene encoding NADPH-dependent diflavin oxidoreductase 1 isoform X2, whose product MSKPSLLVLYGSQTGTAQDTAQRILRQAKRKWLQVQVFPLDSYNVADLISEPLVVFVCATTGQGEAPDNMKNFWRFLFKKSLPVGSLSRLDCAVLGLGDSSYPKFNFVAKKLHKRLLQLGARVLLPVGLVDDQHDLGSDAVIDPWLTSFWEEVLVLYPSVADVAPLREDEPLPPTYMFHFLDDVKEEADHRRRNTEQTVHSASQAFPARLVSNRRVSDVSHFQEVRHIEFDITGSNIQFGAGDVVNMRPCNAPEDGRQFCQLLRLDPDARFTLSATDNTAVPARLPQPCTVRHLVESYLDIGAVPRRSFFELLSTFATNELEREKLVEFSSAAGQAELHSYCNQLRRTALEVLTDFPNTTAELQVDYLLDLFPEIQPRSFSIASSLQVHPNRLQILVAVVRYKTKLYKPRRGLCSSWLSSLDPEQGDVRVPLWVKKGSLKFPKEQDTPVIMVGPGTGVAPFRSALQERTAEGKTANVLFFGCRSESKDFYFRSEWEEMTEAGHLTLFTAFSRDQVPHTHSGNMVTITLGFELNSSKFLRERATDNLKT is encoded by the exons ATGTCGAAGCCCAGTCTCCTGGTCCTGTACGGGAGTCAGACTGGAACCGCCCAGGACACGGCTCAGAGGATCCTACGACAGGCCAAGAGGAAGTGGCTGCAGGTTCAGGTGTTTCCTCTGGACAGTTACAACGTG GCCGACCTGATCTCAGAGCCTCTGGTGGTTTTCGTGTGTGCCACCACCGGACAAGGAGAAGCTCCAGACAACATGAAG AACTTCTGGAGGTTTCTCTTTAAGAAGTCTTTACCTGTTGGGTCTCTCAGTCGGCTGGACTGTGCCGTTCTGGGCCTCGGGGACTCGTCCTATCCAAA GTTCAACTTTGTGGCCAAGAAGCTTCATAAGCGGCTCCTGCAGCTCGGTGCCCGTGTGCTGCTTCCTGTCGGGCTGGTCGATGACCAACATGACCTGGG TTCGGACGCTGTGATCGACCCGTGGCTCACGTCTTTTTGGGAGGAGGTGTTGGTCTTGTATCCGTCTGTGGCTGATGTGGCTCCACTGAGGGAAGATGAACC ACTCCCCCCAACATACATGTTCCACTTCCTGGATGATGTGAAGGAGGAGGCCgaccacaggaggaggaacacgGAGCAAACTGTCCACTCCGCGTCTCAAGCCTTTCCTGCCAGACTGGTGTCCAACAGGAGAGTATCAGACGTGTCCCACTTCCAGGAAGTGAGGCACATAGAGTTCGACATCACTGGATCCAACATCCA GTTTGGTGCCGGAGACGTGGTGAACATGCGTCCCTGTAACGCACCAGAAGACGGACGACAATTCTGCCAACTGCTGAGATTAGATCCAGACGCCAGATTCACGCTGAGCGCCACGGACAACACTGCAG TTCCAGCCAGACTCCCTCAGCCTTGCACTGTGCGCCACCTGGTGGAGAGCTACCTGGACATCGGCGCTGTGCCTCGCCGCTCCTTCTTTGAGCTGCTGTCCACGTTCGCCACCAACGAGCTGGAGCGGGAGAAGCTGGTGGAGTTCAGCTCGGCTGCAGGTCAGGCCGAGCTGCACAGCTACTGCAACCAGCTGCGACGCACCGCACTGGAG GTTTTGACGGATTTCCCAAACACTACAGCCGAACTCCAAGTGGATTATCTCCTGGATCTTTTCCCTGAGATCCAGCCTCGATCTTTCTCCATCGCCTCCTCGCTCCAG GTTCATCCAAACAGGCTTCAGATCCTCGTAGCTGTTGTTCGCTACAAAACCAAGTTGTATAAACCACGAAGAGGCCTCTGCTCCAGCTGGTTATCCTCCCTGGACCCTGAACAAG GGGACGTGCGTGTTCCTCTGTGGGTGAAGAAGGGAAGTCTGAAGTTCCCTAAAGAGCAGGACACTCCTGTGATCATGGTCGGACCTGGAACCGGAGTGGCACCGTTCAGGTCGGCGTTACAAGAGAGGACCGCTGAGGGAAAGACCG CCAACGTCCTGTTCTTCGGCTGTCGCTCCGAGTCCAAGGACTTTTACTTCAGGTCAGAGTGGGAGGAGATGACGGAGGCCGGACATCTGACCCTCTTCACGGCCTTCTCACGAGACCaggtcccacacacacactcaggaaaCATGGTCACAATC ACATTAGGATTTGAATTAA ATTCCTCAAAgttcctgagagagagagcgacggACAATCTGAAAACATAA
- the psmb10 gene encoding proteasome subunit beta type-10, whose product MLHSVRGSEQKSGGFCFENSRRNAVLESNLSELGFKAPSARKTGTTIAGIVFKDGVILGADTRATDDMVVADKNCMKIHYIAPKVYCCGAGVAADAIITTQVIASNVELHMLNTGRPPLVAMVTRQLKQMLFRYQGHVGASLIVGGVDVTGAHLYSVYPHGSYDKLPFVTMGSGAAAAISVFEDRFKPKMELEEAKQLVRDAIAAGILCDLGSGSNVDMCVITEAGVEHLRGYDQLAVRGQREGQYRFDPGTTAVLTKTVTPLSLDVVDECVHTMDAE is encoded by the exons ATGCTCCACAGTGTGAGAGGCTCTGAGCAGAAGTCTGGAGGCTTCTGCTTTGAAAACAGCCGCAG AAATGCAGTGTTGGAGTCCAACTTGTCGGAACTCGGCTTCAAAGCTCCCAGTGCCAGAAAAACCGGGACCACCATCGCTGGGATTGTTTTCAAG GACGGAGTGATCCTGGGAGCTGACACCAGGGCCACAGACGACATGGTGGTGGCCGACAAAAACTGCATGAAGATACACTACATCGCTCCAAAGGTCTA TTGCTGTGGAGCTGGCGTGGCTGCAGACGCCATAATCACCACACAGGTCATAGCGTCCAACGTGGAGCTGCACATGCTCAACACCGGGCGCCCCCCCCTCGTCGCCATGGTAACCCGGCAGCTGAAACAGATGCTGTTCAG GTACCAGGGTCACGTTGGCGCGTCTCTGATTGTTGGAGGAGTGGATGTGACCGGAGCTCACCTGTACAGTGTTTACCCTCACGGCTCCTATGACAAGCTGCCTTTCGTCACCATGG GTTCTGGAGCTGCAGCGGCCATCTCTGTATTTGAGGACAGATTCAAACCAAAGATGGAG CTGGAGGAGGCGAAGCAGCTCGTACGAGACGCCATCGCTGCCGGGATTCTCTGTGACCTGGGCTCCGGCAGCAACGTGGACATGTGCGTAATTACCGAGGCCGGAGTGGAGCACCTGCGAGGCTACGACCAGCTGGCGGTCAGAGGCCAGAG AGAGGGACAGTACAGGTTCGATCCCGGTACCACTGCCGTCCTGACCAAGACTGTGACCCCTCTGTCCCTGGATGTGGTGGATGAGTGTGTTCACACCATGGACGCTGAGTGA
- the LOC117771442 gene encoding histone H3-like centromeric protein A isoform X3, with the protein MRHNTSSSRRKGKAPQHRSEVSAPGTSGSTARSPQRSSGSVVRPVTPKKRRFRPGTKALMEIRKFQKSTDLLLRKGPFSRLVREVCQTFSREALRWQVYAILALQEAAEAFLVMLFSDANLCAIHAKRVTLFPRDIQLARRIRGVDTL; encoded by the exons ATGCGTCACAACACCTCCAGCAGCCGTCGGAAGGGCAAGGCCCCTCAACACCGCTCCGAGGTGTCGGCCCCAGGGACCTCTGGCTCCACAGCCCGGTCCCCACAGAGGAGCagtggttcag TCGTGCGTCCCGTGACTCCCAAGAAGAGAAGGTTCCGACCAGGTACAAAGGCCTTGATGGAAATCCGCAAGTTCCAGAAGAGCACGGATCTTCTGCTCAGGAAGGGACCGTTCTCTCGCCTG GTTCGTGAGGTTTGCCAAACTTTTTCCAGAGAGGCTCTCCGATGGCAGGTTTATGCTATTCTCGCCCTGCAGGAG GCTGCAGAGGCGTTTCTCGTCATGCTGTTCTCGGACGCCAACCTGTGCGCAATCCACGCCAAGCGAGTGACCCTGTTCCCCCGCGACATTCAGCTGGCACGGAGGATCCGCGGCGTGGATACCCTGTGA
- the LOC117771442 gene encoding histone H3-like centromeric protein A isoform X1 — protein sequence MKNSNRRPRPAPRVSSLPLPCVSRGPETSRDQFRLCCSVFPLVDRTCVLTEMRHNTSSSRRKGKAPQHRSEVSAPGTSGSTARSPQRSSGSVVRPVTPKKRRFRPGTKALMEIRKFQKSTDLLLRKGPFSRLVREVCQTFSREALRWQVYAILALQEAAEAFLVMLFSDANLCAIHAKRVTLFPRDIQLARRIRGVDTL from the exons atGAAGAATTCGAACCGGAGACCTCGTCCAGCTCCTCGCGTGAGTTCACTTCCGCTTCCCTGTGTGAGCCGAGGTCCAGAAACATCACGCGATCAAT TCAGACTGTGCTGCAGCGTCTTTCCTCTCGTGGACCGGACCTGTGTGTTGACGGAGATGCGTCACAACACCTCCAGCAGCCGTCGGAAGGGCAAGGCCCCTCAACACCGCTCCGAGGTGTCGGCCCCAGGGACCTCTGGCTCCACAGCCCGGTCCCCACAGAGGAGCagtggttcag TCGTGCGTCCCGTGACTCCCAAGAAGAGAAGGTTCCGACCAGGTACAAAGGCCTTGATGGAAATCCGCAAGTTCCAGAAGAGCACGGATCTTCTGCTCAGGAAGGGACCGTTCTCTCGCCTG GTTCGTGAGGTTTGCCAAACTTTTTCCAGAGAGGCTCTCCGATGGCAGGTTTATGCTATTCTCGCCCTGCAGGAG GCTGCAGAGGCGTTTCTCGTCATGCTGTTCTCGGACGCCAACCTGTGCGCAATCCACGCCAAGCGAGTGACCCTGTTCCCCCGCGACATTCAGCTGGCACGGAGGATCCGCGGCGTGGATACCCTGTGA
- the ndor1 gene encoding NADPH-dependent diflavin oxidoreductase 1 isoform X1, which translates to MSKPSLLVLYGSQTGTAQDTAQRILRQAKRKWLQVQVFPLDSYNVADLISEPLVVFVCATTGQGEAPDNMKNFWRFLFKKSLPVGSLSRLDCAVLGLGDSSYPKFNFVAKKLHKRLLQLGARVLLPVGLVDDQHDLGSDAVIDPWLTSFWEEVLVLYPSVADVAPLREDEPLPPTYMFHFLDDVKEEADHRRRNTEQTVHSASQAFPARLVSNRRVSDVSHFQEVRHIEFDITGSNIQFGAGDVVNMRPCNAPEDGRQFCQLLRLDPDARFTLSATDNTAVPARLPQPCTVRHLVESYLDIGAVPRRSFFELLSTFATNELEREKLVEFSSAAGQAELHSYCNQLRRTALEVLTDFPNTTAELQVDYLLDLFPEIQPRSFSIASSLQVHPNRLQILVAVVRYKTKLYKPRRGLCSSWLSSLDPEQGDVRVPLWVKKGSLKFPKEQDTPVIMVGPGTGVAPFRSALQERTAEGKTANVLFFGCRSESKDFYFRSEWEEMTEAGHLTLFTAFSRDQEEKVYVQHRVTENAALLWDLIANKRGCFYIAGNAKQMPASVSDALKGVFQQEGGVSSEEAEQMLVAMERAGRLQSETWS; encoded by the exons ATGTCGAAGCCCAGTCTCCTGGTCCTGTACGGGAGTCAGACTGGAACCGCCCAGGACACGGCTCAGAGGATCCTACGACAGGCCAAGAGGAAGTGGCTGCAGGTTCAGGTGTTTCCTCTGGACAGTTACAACGTG GCCGACCTGATCTCAGAGCCTCTGGTGGTTTTCGTGTGTGCCACCACCGGACAAGGAGAAGCTCCAGACAACATGAAG AACTTCTGGAGGTTTCTCTTTAAGAAGTCTTTACCTGTTGGGTCTCTCAGTCGGCTGGACTGTGCCGTTCTGGGCCTCGGGGACTCGTCCTATCCAAA GTTCAACTTTGTGGCCAAGAAGCTTCATAAGCGGCTCCTGCAGCTCGGTGCCCGTGTGCTGCTTCCTGTCGGGCTGGTCGATGACCAACATGACCTGGG TTCGGACGCTGTGATCGACCCGTGGCTCACGTCTTTTTGGGAGGAGGTGTTGGTCTTGTATCCGTCTGTGGCTGATGTGGCTCCACTGAGGGAAGATGAACC ACTCCCCCCAACATACATGTTCCACTTCCTGGATGATGTGAAGGAGGAGGCCgaccacaggaggaggaacacgGAGCAAACTGTCCACTCCGCGTCTCAAGCCTTTCCTGCCAGACTGGTGTCCAACAGGAGAGTATCAGACGTGTCCCACTTCCAGGAAGTGAGGCACATAGAGTTCGACATCACTGGATCCAACATCCA GTTTGGTGCCGGAGACGTGGTGAACATGCGTCCCTGTAACGCACCAGAAGACGGACGACAATTCTGCCAACTGCTGAGATTAGATCCAGACGCCAGATTCACGCTGAGCGCCACGGACAACACTGCAG TTCCAGCCAGACTCCCTCAGCCTTGCACTGTGCGCCACCTGGTGGAGAGCTACCTGGACATCGGCGCTGTGCCTCGCCGCTCCTTCTTTGAGCTGCTGTCCACGTTCGCCACCAACGAGCTGGAGCGGGAGAAGCTGGTGGAGTTCAGCTCGGCTGCAGGTCAGGCCGAGCTGCACAGCTACTGCAACCAGCTGCGACGCACCGCACTGGAG GTTTTGACGGATTTCCCAAACACTACAGCCGAACTCCAAGTGGATTATCTCCTGGATCTTTTCCCTGAGATCCAGCCTCGATCTTTCTCCATCGCCTCCTCGCTCCAG GTTCATCCAAACAGGCTTCAGATCCTCGTAGCTGTTGTTCGCTACAAAACCAAGTTGTATAAACCACGAAGAGGCCTCTGCTCCAGCTGGTTATCCTCCCTGGACCCTGAACAAG GGGACGTGCGTGTTCCTCTGTGGGTGAAGAAGGGAAGTCTGAAGTTCCCTAAAGAGCAGGACACTCCTGTGATCATGGTCGGACCTGGAACCGGAGTGGCACCGTTCAGGTCGGCGTTACAAGAGAGGACCGCTGAGGGAAAGACCG CCAACGTCCTGTTCTTCGGCTGTCGCTCCGAGTCCAAGGACTTTTACTTCAGGTCAGAGTGGGAGGAGATGACGGAGGCCGGACATCTGACCCTCTTCACGGCCTTCTCACGAGACCag GAGGAGAAGGTGTACGTGCAGCACCGTGTGACGGAGAACGCTGCGCTCCTCTGGGATCTGATCGCTAATAAACGTGGCTGCTTCTACATCGCTGG AAACGCTAAACAGATGCCAGCCAGCGTGAGCGACGCGTTGAAAGGTGTCTTCCAGCAGGAGGGGGGCGTGTCCTCAGAGGAAGCCGAGCAAATGCTGGTGGCCATGGAGAGGGCGGGGCGACTCCAGAGCGAGACGTGGTCATGA
- the LOC117771442 gene encoding histone H3-like centromeric protein A isoform X2, with translation MKNSNRRPRPAPRVSSLPLPCVSRVRLCCSVFPLVDRTCVLTEMRHNTSSSRRKGKAPQHRSEVSAPGTSGSTARSPQRSSGSVVRPVTPKKRRFRPGTKALMEIRKFQKSTDLLLRKGPFSRLVREVCQTFSREALRWQVYAILALQEAAEAFLVMLFSDANLCAIHAKRVTLFPRDIQLARRIRGVDTL, from the exons atGAAGAATTCGAACCGGAGACCTCGTCCAGCTCCTCGCGTGAGTTCACTTCCGCTTCCCTGTGTGAGCCGAG TCAGACTGTGCTGCAGCGTCTTTCCTCTCGTGGACCGGACCTGTGTGTTGACGGAGATGCGTCACAACACCTCCAGCAGCCGTCGGAAGGGCAAGGCCCCTCAACACCGCTCCGAGGTGTCGGCCCCAGGGACCTCTGGCTCCACAGCCCGGTCCCCACAGAGGAGCagtggttcag TCGTGCGTCCCGTGACTCCCAAGAAGAGAAGGTTCCGACCAGGTACAAAGGCCTTGATGGAAATCCGCAAGTTCCAGAAGAGCACGGATCTTCTGCTCAGGAAGGGACCGTTCTCTCGCCTG GTTCGTGAGGTTTGCCAAACTTTTTCCAGAGAGGCTCTCCGATGGCAGGTTTATGCTATTCTCGCCCTGCAGGAG GCTGCAGAGGCGTTTCTCGTCATGCTGTTCTCGGACGCCAACCTGTGCGCAATCCACGCCAAGCGAGTGACCCTGTTCCCCCGCGACATTCAGCTGGCACGGAGGATCCGCGGCGTGGATACCCTGTGA
- the dcp2 gene encoding m7GpppN-mRNA hydrolase, with the protein MFSTNMETKRVEIPSGVLDDLCSRFILHIPSEERDNAIRVCFQIELAHWFYLDFCMQNTPGAPHCGIRDFAKAVFHHCPFLLPHGEDVQKVLEQWKEYKMGVPTYGAIILDESLENVLLVQGYLAKSGWGFPKGKVNEDEAPHDCAVREVMEETSFDIKNRICKDAYIEQKITDQLVRLYIIPGVSKDTKFNPKTRKEIRNIEWFPIEKLPCHRNDMTPKSKLGLAPNRFFMAIPFIRPLREWISRLKGESTDSDEDFTNNSSTPGKPSDNVRSKSRHLTGTYVFPGNSWTKHVSQKAAGQLSQYEPNQNPTLKSNGKKCQDSFVKKGANDNGASNQQVKTILKDDKRLQPRRLQDSFERDGSECSSIGHSRDSEQLLSSKTFLNFRFDREAIMKCFDY; encoded by the exons ATGTTTTCAACCAACATGGAAACCAAGAGAGTGGAGATCCCCTCCGGTGTCCTGGACGATCTCTGCAG CCGCTTCATCCTGCACATCCCCAGCGAGGAGAGGGACAACGCCATCCGGGTGTGCTTCCAGATCGAGCTGGCCCACTGGTTCTACCTGGACTTCTGCATGCAGAACACTCCAGGAGCTCCTCACTGTGGCATCAGGGACTTCGCCAAGGCTG TTTTCCATCACTGTCCGTTTCTATTGCCTCATGGAGAGGATGTGCAGAAGGTCCTGGAACAGTGGAAGGAGTACAAGATGGGCGTTCCTACCTATGGAGCCATCATTTTAGATGAATCTTTAGAAAAC GTTCTTCTTGTTCAGGGATACCTTGCCAAGTCGGGCTGGGGCTTTCCAAAAGGCAAAGTGAATGAGGATGAAGCTCCTCACGACTGTGCTGTGCGCGAG GTGATGGAGGAGACAAGCTTCGACATCAAGAATCGAATCTGCAAAGACGCGTACATCGAGCAGAAAATCACTGACCAGCTGGTGAGGCTCTACATTATACCAGGAGTGTCCAAGGATACGAAGTTCAACCCCAAAACAAGGAAAGAGATCAGG AACATCGAGTGGTTCCCTATCGAGAAGCTGCCCTGTCACAGGAATGACATGACCCCAAAGTCTAAACTGGGACTTGCCCCCAACAGGTTCTTCATGGCCATTCCTTTCATACG ACCCCTGCGAGAATGGATCAGCCGGCTGAAAGGCGAGTCGACAGACAGCGACGAGGACTTcaccaacaacagcagcactcCAGGCAAACCTTCAGACAACGTTCG GTCAAAATCCCGCCACCTCACTGGTACCTATGTATTTCCTGGAAACAGCTGGACTAAACACGTGTCGCAGAAGGCTGCGGGCCAGCTGAGCCAGTACGAGCCGAACCAG AACCCAACCTTAAAGAGCAATGGGAAGAAATGTCAGGACTCTTTCGTGAAGAAAGGAGCCAATGACAATGGAGCGAGCAACCAGCAGGTGAAAACCATATTA AAGGACGATAAAAGACTTCAACCCAGACGACTGCAAGACAGTTTTGAGAGAG ACGGGTCTGAGTGCAGCTCCATCGGCCACAGCAGAGACTCGGAGCAACTGCTGTCGTCCAAGACTTTCCTCAACTTCAGATTCGACAGAGAAGCCATCATGAAATGTTTTGACTACTGA